A single Fluviispira vulneris DNA region contains:
- a CDS encoding ABC transporter ATP-binding protein encodes MTIKKNIKLLIRFIGFRSLFWLAINFFFSLFLAVIELFVALFLQLFLINLGIIDSSPKILNYSLRNIDIYQAILMLICVGILRFIFQVIVNHSNNFINEYCSSRLRIYSISDFLYNKSKTSNDVSEMNYRLSEIFPKTNLFISSFIYLLSMSIQCLFLVILLFLTSWKETIFCMLCLSIIGLICLKVNKLVRTIADLIPIEQLKLNQGIQRISRNLLFINIMKSAYIEYNSLIKNILRYSSKSIKASILNVLNTTIPSFLGIILLVSTIYFSIVQWKTSPLVLVSFIYLLVRFIQSLSSLINYYGVINTYSSQAMTAIKFFKNIAEEDHENLERILKNLSFFGNEKKIKLSAPSETNKTNCNYSELSDIPSIHFNEVSFTYPETNSTILENIDFSIKPGECVGIIGSSGSGKSTLLMLLLGILKPTKGSIFISNTNPYLFFQNMKVRVGYVGAEPFLVKGTIKENLLYGIKREVNDKDIMLAVEASSLKELVEKCTLDYYISEDQTGLSAGQKQRICLARALLNNPHILLLDEATANLDEKIESEIVTTVEKLKEKTTIIIVSHRQGILRSADKVIDLNSFVKI; translated from the coding sequence TTGACTATAAAAAAGAATATTAAATTGTTGATTCGATTTATTGGATTTCGATCTCTATTTTGGCTTGCAATAAATTTTTTCTTCTCATTATTTTTAGCCGTTATAGAATTATTTGTTGCGCTATTTTTGCAGTTATTTTTAATAAATTTAGGTATAATAGATTCTTCTCCAAAGATTTTAAATTATTCTCTAAGAAATATTGACATTTATCAAGCAATATTGATGCTAATATGTGTGGGTATATTACGCTTTATTTTTCAGGTTATTGTCAATCATAGTAACAATTTTATAAATGAATATTGCAGTTCTAGATTAAGGATATATTCAATTTCTGATTTTTTATACAATAAATCAAAAACTAGTAATGATGTGTCAGAAATGAATTATAGGTTGTCTGAGATATTTCCTAAAACTAATTTATTTATTTCTAGCTTTATATATTTGCTGTCTATGTCTATTCAATGTTTGTTTCTTGTGATATTATTGTTTCTTACATCGTGGAAAGAAACTATTTTTTGTATGCTCTGTTTGTCAATTATCGGATTAATTTGTTTAAAAGTTAATAAATTAGTTAGAACAATTGCAGATCTAATTCCAATTGAACAGCTGAAGTTAAATCAAGGAATTCAGAGAATTTCTCGTAATTTATTATTTATTAATATTATGAAAAGCGCATATATTGAATATAATTCTCTTATTAAAAATATATTAAGATATTCATCAAAATCCATAAAAGCATCAATATTGAATGTTTTAAATACAACAATTCCTTCATTTTTAGGAATTATATTACTTGTTTCTACTATATATTTTAGTATAGTGCAATGGAAAACATCACCTTTAGTATTAGTTTCATTTATTTATTTATTGGTTCGTTTTATCCAAAGCTTATCTTCATTAATAAACTATTATGGTGTTATTAACACATATTCTTCTCAGGCAATGACGGCAATTAAATTTTTCAAAAATATAGCTGAAGAAGATCATGAAAATTTAGAAAGAATATTAAAAAATTTATCTTTCTTTGGCAACGAAAAAAAAATAAAGTTAAGTGCTCCTAGTGAAACTAATAAAACAAATTGCAATTATTCTGAATTAAGTGATATTCCTTCTATCCACTTCAATGAAGTTTCATTTACTTATCCTGAAACGAATAGTACGATTTTAGAAAATATTGATTTCAGTATAAAGCCTGGTGAATGTGTTGGAATAATAGGATCAAGCGGATCTGGTAAAAGCACTCTTTTAATGCTTTTACTCGGAATTTTAAAACCAACAAAGGGAAGTATTTTTATTTCAAATACGAATCCTTACTTATTTTTTCAAAATATGAAGGTAAGAGTAGGTTATGTAGGAGCTGAACCATTCTTAGTAAAAGGAACAATTAAGGAAAATTTATTATATGGAATTAAAAGGGAAGTGAATGATAAGGATATAATGTTAGCCGTAGAAGCATCTAGTTTGAAAGAATTAGTAGAGAAGTGTACTTTAGATTATTATATATCTGAGGATCAAACGGGTTTATCAGCAGGGCAAAAGCAAAGAATTTGTTTGGCAAGGGCACTCCTAAATAATCCACACATATTGCTTCTAGATGAAGCAACTGCTAATTTAGATGAGAAAATAGAGTCAGAAATTGTAACTACAGTTGAAAAGTTGAAAGAGAAAACTACAATCATAATAGTATCTCATCGTCAGGGAATTCTTAGATCTGCGGATAAAGTTATTGATTTGAATTCTTTTGTAAAAATTTAA
- a CDS encoding LIC12162 family transferase, which yields MFLVYTSNEDFWDKEQKIIFMSESCKLYKRKEMWKNLDTETVENIWNDYENNQSRVNYLNKLQDEVISHLKIKINNFTNKNYSDKFWRTILTPFLIYYITNFYDKYIHIKKAIELYNEKLSTYLLDENSYITIYDISEYLNIMKSEEWNLQVSSQIIRNLDEIKIIDIKKINNFNNKISENNFVVNKIKNYIWKFISILCYNSDVKLFSNQLTISQQIKLVIKSKLKIGINRCKKFSSNKKFLINKSLRSSYSEVDSDDEFYRILIKSLENNLPMQYLEQLDSMLLDSIKFYGNRVPKYILQDTVLYTNSHFALWFAYCAENGAMTIGIQHGGGYGNRLNNNSEEFELKINNYYITWGWKNCLYKTIPLPSPILINKFKNKKMTDSVILTGTLIQNYHSNYYSAPIGDQFLEYLNWQIRFAKSLDHKVRNKLIIRLFPEDSVWDIQQRLCDKLKKINIIRNNNPEDFKEKLAECRLFISDNMNTTFIQSLSLNKPTIIFWNCDHWVISKYSESYFKLLHEAGIFHSNPESAASKINEVFDYLEDWWYSEKVQYAVKIFIEQFGRSSLTWDKEWIDTINDIIFNDKLKSCKKIIGDINI from the coding sequence ATGTTTTTAGTTTATACTTCAAATGAAGATTTTTGGGATAAAGAGCAGAAGATCATTTTTATGTCTGAATCATGTAAGCTATATAAACGAAAGGAAATGTGGAAAAACCTAGATACAGAAACAGTTGAAAATATATGGAATGATTATGAAAATAATCAAAGTCGCGTAAATTATTTAAACAAGCTGCAAGATGAAGTGATTTCCCATTTAAAAATAAAAATAAATAATTTTACTAATAAAAATTATTCAGATAAATTTTGGCGAACAATTTTAACTCCATTTCTAATATATTATATTACTAATTTTTATGACAAATATATTCATATTAAAAAAGCTATTGAATTATATAATGAAAAATTAAGTACTTATTTGTTAGATGAAAATTCATATATTACTATTTATGATATTTCTGAATACTTAAACATTATGAAGTCCGAAGAATGGAATTTGCAAGTTTCCTCGCAAATAATAAGAAATTTAGATGAAATAAAAATAATAGATATAAAAAAAATTAATAACTTTAATAATAAAATATCCGAAAATAATTTTGTTGTTAATAAAATAAAAAACTATATCTGGAAATTTATATCTATTTTATGCTACAACTCAGATGTAAAACTTTTTTCGAATCAATTGACGATATCTCAGCAGATAAAATTGGTTATTAAGTCAAAATTAAAAATTGGGATTAATAGGTGTAAAAAATTTTCAAGTAATAAAAAATTTTTAATTAATAAAAGTCTTAGAAGTTCTTATAGTGAAGTTGACTCTGATGATGAATTTTATAGAATTCTAATCAAGAGTTTAGAAAATAATTTACCTATGCAATATTTAGAACAATTAGATTCAATGCTTTTAGACTCAATAAAATTTTATGGAAATAGAGTTCCAAAGTACATACTACAAGATACAGTTTTATATACTAATAGTCATTTTGCACTATGGTTTGCATATTGTGCAGAAAATGGTGCAATGACAATTGGAATTCAGCATGGTGGTGGTTACGGAAATAGATTAAACAATAATTCTGAAGAGTTTGAGTTAAAAATAAACAACTATTATATAACATGGGGATGGAAAAATTGCCTATATAAAACCATTCCATTGCCTAGTCCAATATTAATAAATAAATTTAAAAATAAAAAAATGACTGATAGTGTAATTTTAACAGGGACTCTTATTCAAAATTATCATTCTAATTATTATTCAGCACCAATCGGTGATCAGTTTTTGGAATATTTGAATTGGCAAATTAGATTTGCAAAAAGTCTAGATCACAAAGTTAGAAATAAATTAATTATTAGACTATTTCCAGAAGACTCTGTTTGGGATATTCAGCAAAGGTTATGCGATAAATTAAAAAAAATTAATATAATAAGGAATAACAATCCTGAAGATTTCAAAGAAAAACTTGCAGAATGTCGTCTATTTATAAGTGATAATATGAATACGACATTCATTCAAAGTCTTTCCTTAAATAAGCCAACAATTATTTTTTGGAATTGTGATCATTGGGTAATTTCAAAATATTCAGAAAGTTATTTTAAATTGCTTCATGAAGCTGGAATTTTTCATTCAAATCCAGAATCAGCTGCTAGCAAAATTAATGAAGTTTTTGACTACTTAGAAGATTGGTGGTATTCTGAAAAGGTACAATATGCAGTTAAAATTTTTATTGAGCAATTTGGAAGGAGCTCTTTAACTTGGGATAAAGAGTGGATAGATACAATAAATGATATAATTTTTAACGATAAATTGAAAAGCTGTAAAAAAATCATTGGTGATATAAACATATGA